A region of the Conger conger chromosome 6, fConCon1.1, whole genome shotgun sequence genome:
aataaatgcaaatagTAACAGCTGTCCTGTTCGGGAGCTTCTATAAAACTCCTGGGAAATGCAGCACATCTCAGTATCCATCTAGTCTACATAGGCACGTAAACATACATTAATGCAAGGGCATGACGTAAACACCGATTCCCCCATACCTCACCCTGCACATGATTCAACATTGACACGGTGCTCTACTGAAACCATTCAGGACCTTCTGGCAGTCTGTGTGCATCATAGTATTGTACAGATGTTTGTTTGCTGTCATAATTAGACTGTCTTcaactgacaaaaaaaagcGCCCCCTTTCCCTAGGTtcttcctgtattcactgtacaAGAGGGCAACAGTGCGATTAGTTTCATACTAACCTTGCAGCCAATACTGCTGTTCATTTCTCAACCGTTCATTCTTAATCTTTGGGCCTTCTGTTTCAATCCACCTCATCTAATGGCTTCTTTCTCATACGCGCACTTTCCGAACCAGCCCTCATGTGAAGAGATCGCTCTGCCTCTGGAGTACCACTGCTTGCAGACACAGCGATGCAAGTTTTTTTGATAAGTGTTCATTTTCTGACAACAGCCCGCTGATTTCACCGGAAAAAGGGCTTACTGTTCAGAAAAAATGAGCTCCCCAGTCAGCTCATCACTAAAAACCAGACGTCTATATTTAAGAGCAGACAGCTGATGAACATCCTTTACTCTGAGACCAGTGAACCTATcatcacagattttttttttcgctgCCTGCTGTGAATTTCTCCGGCATGCGTGGGGAAACTTCATGCAGTGATATAGATGACACACTGATTGGAATTTGCTATACAGGGCCTACATCGCATCAAAACTGTGACATACAATCTGAAAAGAACTAAATCACAACTGCCACTTTAATGCGTCTTGAAAAAGCAGGTGTAATAGAAAAAGATTTAGTTTCTTTTTGAAATCGTATTTTTTGGAGTTCAGTTTAATTTTTATCAGGTCTAAACTTTGGTAAAACCCACCAATTTCTTCACATATTTAAAAGCACATACTAAAAAACACTGATGTTCAGTAAGACAGAACGAACATGATGCTTTTATGTACAATAGTGTTCTTTACTATAGGAAATAATGGTCCATTTCTAGAGAGTTCTGTAGACAGCAGAGCAACACTAATGGAGCCGTGCTTCTTCGAGGACGTGAATAAAGCATTCACACAACTTATCTTCAATAACGGAATGAAAAGCACGTCGGTTGCAAAGCTGTCGTCGGGCTGTATGTTTCAGTTTGGTCCAAGGTTAAAGGGTGTTCTGCTGGCATTTATCTGTGTGAAAGTAATTGTTGTTAAATCCCGTTCTGCCGTCAAGTGGTGTCGATGATATCGCACTTGCTTTCAGGGATCTTTCGAGACTAAATCATGTGTATCGCGCTTCGCAGCTCCACAACACCCCCACACCGAATCCCAAAACCCATACCgccaccccccgccccgccccccccgccaaaGAAAATGCACCACAAGCACTGAGGTTTACACCTTACTTTGTTATCCTAACTTATTCCTGTGTCAAATGTACCAAACCTCAGAAATATCCCTTTAGGTACTCCCATTGCAGCAAACAAACGAAAAACCAAAGCCTAGGTGGGTCGGTGGGACTAGTCGGACTTGTCCTTTTTCTTTGGTGTGACTTTGCTGACCACCGCTGACCCCACTGCCCCCACGCCCCCCGCTACTGCGGAGACGCTTCCCTTGACCAGGCCCACCCCGGCGGCGGGGACGGTCGTGACCACCGTCTTGGTCAGCTGGTAGCCCTTGCTCCCCGCCCAGGCCACGCCTCCCAGGGTGGCGCCCACCGCGCCCCGCGTGATGTTGAAGAGTCCGCCCGTCACCCTCCAGATCACGCCCGCCTCCGCTTTAGGGTGGCCCTTCTCCTGATCTGcaacagacagaggagaggaccCATTACACACACCGCCGAATAGAATAGAATGCAATAGACTAGAATataatagaattaaaaataatagaATGTAATGCAATAGAATTGCAGCGGCCCTTCTCTTGATCTCcaacagacagaggagaggagccataacacacactgctgaatagaatagaatgcaATAGAATAAAATAGAATGCAATAGAATATaatagaaaataatataatacaattgaataaaatgcaatagaataacTTTATTTCTCCAAATGAGAACTTCATAACAATCCCCCTCTGCCTTGTGAAACTGTTTCCGACAGTAGACAGAAATAAACTGGCTGGCATTCAATCAACACTGACTActaattttttcttcttcacaaacacaatttgTGAAGTTTCGTGAAGAACAAGCATAGACAAAAACAGGTCTCCAGAGACAGGTGAGGTATCAGAAACACTTATACCACAACACACTTTCCTATTAAACAAGCAACATTAAATCATATGGCCTAAAACTAGCTATACTTGGAAGCAGGGGCAACACTTGCAacctaaatatttgcattgttggCATAAATCGATGCAGCTTCCAGTTTCCACATGTTTCCGCCATTAGACATGTTTGCTAAAGAagagcagggggcagcattTTTGAAGGGTCACCCTGACACTGCTGGCTTAATCAAACCGGTAAACTGGGAAGCAGAAACCTTCATTCTATTTAAACCAAACATCCTTACACTCCTGGCAAGGGTAAACCGTTCCGTTCGAATCTGCACACTCCCCGAGCCTCGTACAGTAAGCTTCGCATTGACCGAGGTGCGTTCTAAAATGAATTGGCCTGTTTAAAGTGGGGTCCCAGGTGGGAAGTAACCCTGGATTAAAATGACCCGCGCATTCATTAGGCGTTTGTGCGCACTACACAGTTTCTCCCTCAGACTCCCCAGAGCAACAGTGTGAAGTCTCAGCAGAACACATTAGAGCCTTTTTTACAGAAAGGGATTCGACAGAGCCGGGATTACGCATGAGTGCAGCTGTATAAGCAGGACCAGCGGAAAAAACATACGGTCCCAAATTTTAAAACATGATTTAGCGGGTGCATGCTGAAGGAACAGTAACTAAATAACATTCAAGATTCACACTTTTGGAATTGGGTTCCACCGCCTAGATTGTTTTCTTTCAACATGATTACACAGGTAACAGCAAAATAGTCCTGTGTGACTCCCTGACTTGATTGATCTGACTCGGTTACTGCAAAAAGCTTTTCAACTGATATTTTTCCCCAGCAGAGCAGTACAGAGAGTACTGTGGCACTGCTATCATTAAGGTCAGCTGAGTGAAAGGAGATAGAGAGATTTTAGCAATAAAGTATCATTTGCAAAAATAACATTAGAACCATATGGCCTTGTacagtaagtaaaaaaaaaaaaaaaaaacaccaaaaaaactaaaagaaaagaaaaacacaggaaaGATGAAGTTGGAAATATAAAGGTAGACTAGAAACACGGGTtgcaacagaaataaataattttgtcatttctgtcGGATTTGAAACACTGGGAGACATTTCAGACCCCTTACCATACCCCTTAACATACCaattgaatatacagtattcaGAAATCAATTTGTGTTAATAGATTGAGGTAAAGATTTACAGTAGGACAGTTTCAGACCATGACCCATTTCCAAGTCATACCAAAGTCTGATACTCTATTCTGATTAACACATCGAGGACTTGCAAATATAAGCAAACTGTGAAATTGTGGATTATGGGCCGACTCTTCCCCTGTACTAGCAGAACCCCACGTCTGATGATAAAGAGCTGCTCTGTATAATTTGGCACGAGAATGGCACATGCTCACTTTCCGCATCATGGTGAAAGCCACACACATTAATCTCCTTTCCCACCTCCCCTTTGACTTAATTCAtttaagaaacaaaacaagGTGGAACGGGAGTGAGCCTTCTGGTAGTAtgtcattacagttatttagttgacacttttattcaaagagAATTACAGTTGACTTGACTGAGCAagagccaatcccccctggagcaatgcaaggttaatgGCTGTGTtgcacggatcttatcatgATTACACTGGGGTTTGGACCATCACCagttctgggtcccagtcaagcaacttggCTACATGAGTAAAGACATTTTTACGGTTTTCAAGACACTTGGTGCTTTAAAGAACAACATTTTTGATGACAGTGTCAAGTCTGGTTGCTGAGGCAGCTACTTTAAAcaacacactgcatttcagggaattattaagaaaaataaaccatTGGATTTATAGATTTATGTGTAAACCATTAGATTTAGACTACTACTACTCTGGGGTTGGCACTTTAAACCATACACTAAAATGAAGGGAAATTAAGGGGAAATGGACTATTCAATATACTATAAGCTATAGATTTTAGAATTTGTACATTCATACACTATTGATACACACTATACATcacttgtttttgtgtatgaaaCCAGGCACAACTGAATTCCAAATCTGCACATTAATTAGAGAATACTTGGTGTATTTGAGTTCCTTTCATAACTGACCGACAGACACCGTCCAGTACTACAGTGTGTTTGCAACCAGCCTTCTTCCCTCCCGTTCTGCCAGAGCCAGGAAAATGACGGAAAAGCTTTTTGTGActgacaaacacatttccattAGTGCGCCTTTTTGACATTTCCATAACGACTTGACAAAGATCTGCAGAATGTTCACCTgtccttcagctgctgtgattagccatgaaatgcatttctgaaaatgtagcTTTTTTATGCTCTTTCTGAAGGTAAATTCTTTATTTAACTATGCCACAATATAAGTAAACATTTAATGACAAATTGTTTGCTGAAAAAGACCCGCCAACAATCACAACAATACATGCTCCCAGTGTTCTGAAAAAGcttagaaatgtgaaaaaacatGAATGCATGAAAACAATGATATCCCTGCTGACagacactcacccacccactcacaaacacgcacacgtgcacacacacacacaaacacattactaGTTACACTGACAGCTGAACAATACACTTGGTAGCAAGCCGAAACTGTATTTAACACTGTCATCGCTGAGGAAAACGGTTCCTGTTCCAAACAGCATTGGTCATCCCCAGCCTCAGAGTCCCCGTGTCATTTGGCAGAGTGCCCCTACAGCCACAGGGAAGCTGCGGGGGCTATTAAAACGCCTGCTTTGCACAATCACCCGGCTCTGAGTAAacagctgtagcctagtgcctaaggtacaggactgggaccctgAGCATTGCTGGTTAAAGCCCTGGTGTAGGCACGACAAGACCCGCTTGTACAGAGTATTGTTTGGGACACGGAAaggttatgtaaatgaaagtagtcatgaaagtagtcatgtttagttttttgttgcTTATCCATGTTGCAATGACTGCTTGTCTGTGATTCACGGACATCaaccagttgctgggtgtcttctctggtgatgctctgccaggcctgtatagCAGCCACCTTTATATGATGCTTGTTTCGGGGGCTTGTCCCCTTAAGTTCTCTCTTTAGCATATAAAAggcatgttcaattgggttcaggtcaggtgattgaccaatttttagctttgaaaaactcctttgttgcgttatcagtatgtttgggatcatcgtcttgctgtagaatgaaccaccggccaatgagttttgaggcattcgcttgaacttgagcagacagaatgtttctatacacttcagaattgctactaccatcagcagttatatcatcaatgaagataagtgagccagtaccttcagcagccatacatgcccagcctataacacccccaccaccgtgtttcaGAGCTGTTCcatctctcctccatacttGGCTCcagccatcactctgatataagCTAATCTTCCTCTCATCTGTCTGCAATACCTTTTCCCAGAACTGCTTGGCTCTTAtaagtacttcttggcaaactaacctggccatcctgtttttgcagctggCTTGTATCTCGCAGGGTAGCCTCTGTATTACTGCTCATCAA
Encoded here:
- the LOC133130995 gene encoding transmembrane protein 263-like, with protein sequence MKGPSTETEEVGEASSSPEVTNTEELPPYLREEPPEDQEKGHPKAEAGVIWRVTGGLFNITRGAVGATLGGVAWAGSKGYQLTKTVVTTVPAAGVGLVKGSVSAVAGGVGAVGSAVVSKVTPKKKDKSD